The Lactuca sativa cultivar Salinas chromosome 2, Lsat_Salinas_v11, whole genome shotgun sequence genome includes a window with the following:
- the LOC111875925 gene encoding uncharacterized protein LOC111875925 produces the protein MPDTVESSQKSLFHPAFGDNIKKSIPLFLDHIDDQHTSWKELFNIHVYAYNVMDHIKPKYPRPDDIDETTWLHLDVIPGATAQELWDQLEENFQDNKATRSIYTEEEFNSTHLESFSNIYDYSSRLKSISDQLENIGNPVSETKMVLQLISSLSKSEYDTVATLIQQTEPLPSFNKATSQLILEETWHKNQSSRIPHAFITQKSTESSSDAKPPTSDSNLVGPNTTTRGGRCTYRRRGGHDNNRGSGRCRGRFNNSGPFSYQWPYKW, from the exons ATGCCTGATACAGTAGAATCCTCACAAAAATCTCTCTTTCACCCTGCTTTTGGTGATAACATCAAAAAATCCATCCCCCTTTTTCTTGATCATATAGATGATCAACATACATCCTGGAAGGAGCTATTCAACATCCATGTATATGCATATAACGTCATGGATCACATCAAACCCAAGTACCCTAGACCTGATGATATAGACGAGACAACTTGGCTTCATCTTGATGTCATT CCTGGTGCCACCGCTCAAGAACTATGGGATCAACTTGAAGAAAATTTTCAAGACAACAAGGCCACTCGCTCCATTTATACTGAAGAAGAATTCAATTCCACTCATTTGGAATCTTTCTCCAACATTTATGACTACTCTTCTCGTCTCAAAAGTATTTCTGATCAACTGGAAAATATAGGTAATCCCGTCTCTGAAACTAAGATGGTACTTCAACTAATTTCTAGTTTGTCAAAAAGTGAATACGATACTGTGGCAACCCTCATACAACAAACTGAACCATTGCCTAGCTTTAACAAAGCCACTTCTCAACTGATACTTGAAGAAACCTGGCATAAGAATCAATCGTCCCGCATCCCTCATGCCTTCATCACCCAGAAATCCACAGAGTCTTCCTCTGATGCGAAACCTCCAACATCAGACTCCAATCTTGTCGGTCCTAACACAACTACTCGTGGTGGTCGGTGTACTTATCGGAGACGAGGTGGACACGACAACAATCGTGGAAGTGGCAGGTGTAGAGGGCGTTTCAACAACTCGGGTCCCTTTTCCTATCAGTGGCCTTACAAGTGGTAG
- the LOC111875926 gene encoding uncharacterized protein LOC111875926: MPMFVPMLMPMHMPMPMPMLIPMPIPIPMPMPMPMPMTLPMPVHMPMFMLMLMPMLMPISMPMYMRMLMPMPMPIRIPMPMPMLISMPMLMSMPMPMRMTMPIPMSMPMHKSMPMTMPMPMPMHMPMPMPMPMHMVMPMPMPMPMPMPMPMPMPMPMPMPYAYIIVSFPYPYLEF, translated from the coding sequence ATGCCCATGTTTGTGCCTATGCTTATGCCCATGCATATGCCTATGCCTATGCCTATGTTGATTCCTATGCCTATACCTATACCTATGCCTATGCCTATGCCTATGCCTATGACATTACCTATGCCTGTGCATATGCCCATGTTCATGCTCATGCTCATGCCCATGCTCATGCCTATTTCTATGCCTATGTATATGCGTATGCTTATGCCCATGCCTATGCCTATACGCATACCCATGCCCATGCCCATGCTCATTTCCATGCCCATGCTTATGTCTATGCCTATGCCTATGCGCATGACCATGCCCATACCCATGTCCATGCCTATGCACAAGTCCATGCCCATGACCATGCCCATGCCTATGCCCATGCACATGCCCATGCCAATGCCTATGCCTATGCATATGGTTATGCCCATGCCCATGCCAATGCCAATGCCAATGCCAATGCCTATGCCTATGCCTATGCCTATGCCCATGCCCTATGCCTATATTATTGTATCTTTTCCGTATCCGTATCTTGAATTTTAG
- the LOC111875946 gene encoding putative disease resistance protein RGA3 produces the protein MGHKIKNINEKLSQINKDANDLGLQNEQPGPVVPYRPYPETDPNLGEFKIVGRGDDEGRIIHLLTESRKEEKLTIVPIVGMGGMGKTTLAQCVYNNPKIQQHFDVKAWLCVSVKVDINTLLAKIYESLAREKPKSETIVNLVSDLEEKLASKRYLLVLDDVWDEERLYWEDFRSVMINVKSQIGSSILVTTRKLNIGTKAMAMDSCPLKGLSDDYCWHIFKDRAFLPGQSPQPELEEIGRDIVKKCCGLPLLVKVIGGMLQNYIDPEKWLSIKNSKVWDLEDERDRVEKSLQLSFDNLPNSMAKQCFAYCSIFEKDTLMEREELVQLWMALGLVQADYTRGKEMEDVGNDIFQILVSNSLFQDVQRDEYGHITHCRMHDLMHDLSLSLSKHESLCHVVGAANDDMSRIYHIDHVKHLAFYKKREDDEFEAEASMFIERDMMARTLHTLFLIGLYEKNLSFQRFKCMRILKLEDYKIEKLGDSIGELVHLRYLDLLYTYITALPESIGKLYHLQTLKLPDIIEQLPESMRNLISLRYFIYEGNIPSNIVGQWILIRNLPSFIVLRRKGHGIEELRHLNNLGGKLRIGGLENVRSKEDAVKADLSRKKNLYDIEFNWTLKDEAAKRNNEDVLEGLQPPQDVKILRINNFCGDSFPDWVTKMAIHIEPKWTPLDKIVSIRLEGCRNCLSLPTLEHLPHLRDLVLREMDSLTCLRSSVVSGSTNPLSPSLRTLRLRSMKRLEKWIDGATNSSKMISPVLEKLGITHCPKIILIDECHPHPLVSLDIFDCSGLVSIKSIQGLTCLLTLKISRCDSLLGITNLPNECHSLKTLFINHCNKLTSLPHEMFDCFAFLNELRVGPFSKALDSFPSLQGIEKLRNHLHSLTLTGWDHWESVPEEIQHFTSLMRLRIVGFGIQELPMWLTNMSSIRHLLFNDCKGLNKAKVRQGAPKKANIVELDNVEC, from the coding sequence ATGGGTCATAAAATCAAAAACATCAACGAAAAGTTGTCTCAAATCAATAAGGATGCTAACGACTTGGGACTACAAAATGAACAGCCTGGCCCTGTTGTTCCATATCGTCCCTACCCGGAGACAGATCCAAATCTAGGCGAATTCAAAATTGTTGGGAGGGGGGATGATGAAGGGCGCATCATACACCTTTTAACCGAGTCAAGAAAAGAAGAAAAGCTTACGATTGTTCCCATTGTGGGAATGGGCGGGATGGGGAAAACCACTCTGGCCCAGTGTGTATACAATAATCCAAAAATCCAGCAACATTTTGATGTTAAAGCTTGGTTGTGTGTGTCAGTTAAGGTTGACATCAACACACTTCTTGCAAAGATTTATGAATCTCTTGCACGAGAGAAACCTAAGTCGGAAACTATTGTCAATTTAGTTAGCGATCTTGAAGAGAAGTTGGCGTCAAAAAGATATTTGCTAGTCCTAGATGATGTTTGGGACGAAGAGAGATTATATTGGGAAGATTTTAGGAGTGTTATGATAAATGTAAAGTCGCAAATTGGAAGTAGCATTCTTGTCACTACCCGGAAACTTAACATCGGAACAAAGGCAATGGCAATGGATTCATGTCCTTTAAAAGGTCTTTCTGATGATTATTGTTGGCACATTTTTAAAGATAGGGCATTTCTACCAGGACAGTCACCACAACCTGAATTGGAGGAGATAGGGCGTGATATTGTGAAAAAATGTTGTGGTTTGCCTTTGCTAGTAAAGGTAATAGGAGGCATGTTGCAAAATTACATCGACCCAGAGAAGTGGTTGTCCATAAAAAATAGCAAAGTCTGGGATCTAGAAGATGAAAGGGATAGAGTTGAAAAAAGCTTGCAACTAAGCTTTGATAATCTTCCTAATTCTATGGCTAAGCAATGCTTTGCGTATTGTTCCATCTTTGAGAAAGATACACTCATGGAAAGGGAAGAACTGGTTCAACTTTGGATGGCTTTAGGGTTGGTTCAAGCAGATTATACAAGAGGCAAGGAGATGGAGGATGTCGGAAATGATATTTTTCAGATTTTGGTAAGCAATTCGTTGTTCCAAGATGTTCAAAGGGATGAGTATGGTCACATCACTCATTGTAGGATGCATGATCTGATGCATGATCTTTCATTATCACTTTCCAAACATGAAAGTTTATGTCATGTGGTGGGTGCGGCGAATGATGATATGTCTCGTATTTATCATATCGATCATGTTAAGCATCTAGCCTTTTACAAAAAACGTGAGGACGATGAATTTGAAGCCGAGGCTTCTATGTTCATTGAAAGGGATATGATGGCTAGAACTTTGCATACATTGTTTCTCATTGGATTATATGAGAAGAATTTATCATTTCAACGATTCAAATGCATGCGAATCCTAAAACTCGAAGATTATAAAATTGAGAAGTTAGGCGATTCAATTGGAGAGTTGGTGCATCTAAGGTATCTAGATTTGTTGTATACCTATATCACTGCTCTTCCAGAATCTATTGGTAAATTATACCACTTGCAAACTCTGAAGTTGCCTGATATCATTGAGCAGCTTCCAGAATCCATGAGAAATTTGATAAGCCTGCGATATTTCATTTATGAGGGAAACATTCCCTCCAATATTGTGGGACAATGGATTCTTATCCGAAATTTGCCTTCCTTCATAGTGCTTAGAAGGAAGGGACATGGTATTGAAGAGCTACGCCATTTGAATAACCTTGGTGGAAAGCTTCGTATTGGTGGTCTTGAAAATGTTAGGAGCAAAGAGGATGCTGTTAAAGCAGACTTATCTCGAAAGAAAAATTTATATGATATTGAATTCAATTGGACTTTGAAGGATGAAGCTGCCAAAAGAAACAATGAGGATGTATTGGAAGGCTTGCAACCTCCACAAGATGTGAAAATATTGAGAATCAACAATTTTTGTGGCGATAGCTTTCCAGATTGGGTAACGAAGATGGCAATCCATATCGAACCGAAATGGACGCCGCTTGACAAGATCGTGTCAATCAGATTAGAGGGATGTAGGAATTGCCTCTCTCTTCCAACGCTTGAGCACCTACCACATCTTCGGGATCTTGTGTTAAGGGAAATGGACAGCTTGACGTGCTTAAGGAGTTCTGTTGTTAGCGGATCAACAAATCCTTTGTCTCCATCGTTGAGAACACTACGACTAAGAAGTATGAAAAGACTGGAAAAGTGGATAGATGGAGCAACCAACAGCTCAAAAATGATATCGCCTGTCCTCGAGAAGTTGGGGATTACTCATTGCCCAAAGATTATACTCATAGATGAATGCCATCCCCATCCTCTTGTTTCCTTGGATATATTTGACTGTAGTGGTCTGGTGTCCATTAAGAGCATACAAGGACTAACATGTCTCTTAACTTTAAAAATTTCCAGGTGTGATAGTCTTTTAGGAATAACCAATTTGCCCAATGAGTGTCATTCTTTGAAGACTTTGTTTATTAACCATTGCAACAAGCTGACTTCCTTGCCTCATGAAATGTTTGACTGTTTTGCCTTCTTAAACGAGTTGAGAGTTGGTCCGTTTTCGAAGGCGCTCGATTCTTTCCCAAGTCTCCAAGGCATTGAGAAATTAAGGAACCACCTTCACTCGTTAACATTGACAGGTTGGGATCATTGGGAGTCGGTGCCAGAAGAAATACAACATTTCACCTCACTGATGCGGTTACGCATAGTTGGATTCGGAATACAAGAACTGCCTATGTGGTTGACCAACATGTCATCTATCCGACATTTACTTTTCAATGATTGCAAAGGGCTAAATAAAGCAAAGGTTAGACAGGGAGCGCCAAAGAAAGCAAATATTGTCGAACTAGATAATGTAGAGTGTTAA